One window of the Triticum dicoccoides isolate Atlit2015 ecotype Zavitan chromosome 3B, WEW_v2.0, whole genome shotgun sequence genome contains the following:
- the LOC119280992 gene encoding aspartic proteinase CDR1-like: protein MPATMTSGALLLVGVVLTAHKFLCTAYDGGDGFSVEFIHRDSVKSPYRDPSLTAPARVLQAARRSTSRAVALSRSYARANAASTVGAVSELTSRPFEYMMAVNVGTPPTRMLAIADTGSDLIWLNCSNGAGAPGLAAARHAHAHAPAPSPAPPPGVQFNSANSTTFGLVSCGSGACRALPEASCADFKCGYLYSYGDGSQSTSGLLSTETFTFADDQGTRGDRAMRVANVNFGCSTTMIGSFIGDGLVGLGGGDLSLVNQLGTDTSLGRRFSYCLVPYSINASSVLNFGPRAAVTEPGAATTPLIPSEVKTYYTVELRSVKIGNKTFAAPQQYPVIVDSGSTLTYLANELVDPLVEELTRRVKLPPAKSLEKLLPLCFDVSGVGEGQVAAMIPDVTLELGGGAAVTLKSENTFVVLHEGTLCLAVVALQFPPVSIIGNIAQQNMHVGYDLDKGTVTFAPADCARSSGSVYI from the coding sequence ATGCCTGCGACGATGACATCCGGCGCTCTGCTGCtcgttggcgtcgtcctgacggcGCACAAGTTCTTGTGCACGGCGTACGACGGCGGCGATGGGTTTAGCGTGGAGTTCATCCACCGTGACTCCGTCAAGTCGCCGTACCGTGACCCGTCGCTCACCGCGCCCGCCCGCGTGCTCCAGGCCGCGCGCCGGTCCACATCGCGCGCCGTTGCGCTCTCGCGCTCCTACGCCCGCGCCAACGCAGCATCAACCGTCGGCGCCGTGTCCGAGCTCACCTCCAGGCCCTTCGAGTACATGATGGCCGTGAACGTGGGCACGCCGCCCACCCGCATGCTCGCCATCGCCGACACCGGCAGCGACCTCATCTGGCTCAACTGCAGCAATGGAGCTGGCGCTCCTGGTCTGGCGGCTGCCCGTCACGCCCACGCGCACGCTCCCGCTCCCTCCCCCGCGCCACCGCCGGGCGTCCAGTTCAACTCCGCCAATTCGACGACGTTCGGTCTCGTGAGCTGCGGCTCCGGCGCATGCCGCGCGCTCCCCGAAGCCTCCTGCGCCGACTTCAAGTGCGGGTATCTCTACTCCTACGGCGACGGCTCCCAgtcgacgagcggcctcctctccaCAGAGACCTTCACCTTCGCCGACGACCAAGGCACCCGCGGCGATCGGGCGATGCGCGTGGCCAACGTCAACTTCGGCTGCTCCACGACCATGATCGGCTCGTTCATCGGGGACGGCCTCGTCGGACTCGGCGGCGGCGACCTCTCCCTCGTCAATCAGTTAGGCACAGACACATCGCTCGGCCGGAGGTTCTCCTACTGCCTCGTGCCCTACTCCATCAACGCCTCCTCCGTGCTCAACTTCGGTCCCCGCGCCGCCGTGACGGAGCCCGGCGCGGCGACGACGCCGTTGATCCCATCCGAAGTGAAGACCTACTACACCGTCGAGCTCCGGTCCGTCAAGATTGGGAACAAGACCTTCGCGGCGCCGCAGCAGTACCCCGTCATCGTCGACTCCGGCTCGACGCTGACGTACCTCGCGAACGAGCTTGTGGACCCATTGGTGGAAGAGCTAACCCGGAGGGTCAAGCTCCCGCCGGCGAAGTCGCTGGAAAAGCTCCTGCCGCTGTGCTTCGACGTGAGCGGGGTCGGGGAGGGGCAGGTTGCGGCGATGATCCCTGACGTGACGCTGGAactgggcggcggcgcggcggtcaCGCTGAAGTCGGAGAACACGTTCGTAGTGTTGCATGAGGGGACCCTGTGCTTGGCAGTGGTGGCCCTGCAGTTTCCTCCTGTGTCCATCATCGGGAATATTGCGCAGCAGAACATGCACGTTGGGTACGACCTCGACAAGGGCACCGTGACCTTCGCCCCAGCAGACTGCGCCAGGTCCTCCGGCTCTGTGTATATCTAA